The following proteins are co-located in the Tachysurus vachellii isolate PV-2020 chromosome 17, HZAU_Pvac_v1, whole genome shotgun sequence genome:
- the pold3 gene encoding DNA polymerase delta subunit 3 isoform X2, giving the protein MDDLYLDNIDEYVNDQNKIVTYKWLSLTLGVHVNTAKQMLYHYIEQRRKERSGNTLHATYLISGKCLENGSMCHKVSVVREDKLEDVKSKLDVTSSVHVYSVQKAELKDSAPLYSTDYDAMKENLKNCNKYSAIRCAAAVQMSTAELQRAQEKPLSNATDKEANKPVVNNCTAPVSKPTSKQPKGIMGMFSSKNSPKSEEQSSEVKVEQTDDPSLAERPKTKVPSKASTMSNFFGKAADKKVQKPDKNIKEKADGAPTSSATGSTKESSPKPKQDIKEELPKEVEVIKDDSKESRSKTKRLQHSDSEDERVESQMKKRRRIKNPQPDSSDDEVIPDSPPAPEPQTPSPEKHVKKEPVSQNSEVKRRKRRRVLKSNTFLDDEGCIVTEKGYESESYSESEDESKAATQPSEDSSSLKQPHTRMNEVKKVKEKGQKKASAATKQASIKGFFQKK; this is encoded by the exons GTCACCTATAAATGGCTGAGTCTTACCCTTGGTGTCCATGTTAATACAGCTAAACA GATGCTGTATCACTACATAGAGCAGCGACGGAAGGAGAGGTCTGGAAATACTCTGCATGCAACTTACTTGATCTCTGGGAAGTGCTTGGAGAATGGGAGCATG TGTCATAAGGTGTCAGTAGTGCGTGAAGACAAACTTGAGG ATGTAAAATCCAAACTGGATGTAACGAgtagtgtgcatgtgtacagcGTGCAGAAAGCTGAGCTCAAGGACAGCGCACCACTTTACAGTACTGATTACGATGCTATGAAAGAGAACCTTAAAAACTGCAACAA GTACAGTGCGATTCGCTGTGCCGCTGCTGTACAGATGTCCACAGCAGAGTTACAGAGGGCTCAAGAAAAGCCTTTGTCTAATGCAACTGACAAAGAAGCCAATAAACCTGTTGTCAACAACTGCACTGCACCTGTATCCAAACCCACCTCCAAACAGCCGAAAGGCATCATGGGAATGTTTTCAAGTAAAAACTCTCCAAAAAGTGAAGAGCAGAGCAGTGAGGTGAAAGTGGAGCAGACAGATGATCCATCTCTG GCTGAAAGACCCAAAACCAAGGTACCTTCCAAAGCTAGCACTATGAGCAATTTCTTTGGGAAAGCAGCAGACA AAAAGGTTCAGAAACCagacaaaaacataaaagaaaaggcAGATGGGGCTCCAACATCATCAGCTACAGGAAGCACAAAAGAGTCTTCACCCAAACCTAAACAGGACATAAAGGAGGAGTTACCGAAGGAGGTTGAAGTGATTAAAGATGACTCCAAAGAGTCCCGGAG taaaacaaaGCGACTGCAGCATTCGGACAGCGAAGATGAGCGAGTGGAGAGTCAGATGAAAAAGAGACGGAGGATAAAAAACCCTCAGCCTGACAGCAGTGATGATGAGG TAATTCCCGATTCTCCTCCTGCACCTGAACCGCAGACACCGAGTCCTGAAAAGCATGTGAAGAAGGAGCCAGTTTCACAA AACTCTGAAGttaagaggaggaagaggagacgGGTATTGAAGTCCAACACGTTTCTTGATGATGAAGGTTGTATTG TGACAGAGAAAGGCTATGAAAGTGAATCTTACTCGGAGAGTGAAGACGAATCCAAGGCAGCTACTCAACCTTCTGAGGATTCAAGCTCACTCAAGCAGCCACACACAAGAATGAACGAAGTGAAAAAGGTCAAAGAGAAAGGACAGAAGAAGGCTTCTGCTGCAACGAAACAAGCATCCATCAAAGGCTTTTTCCAAAAGAAATGA
- the pold3 gene encoding DNA polymerase delta subunit 3 isoform X1: MDDLYLDNIDEYVNDQNKIVTYKWLSLTLGVHVNTAKQMLYHYIEQRRKERSGNTLHATYLISGKCLENGSMCHKVSVVREDKLEDVKSKLDVTSSVHVYSVQKAELKDSAPLYSTDYDAMKENLKNCNKYSAIRCAAAVQMSTAELQRAQEKPLSNATDKEANKPVVNNCTAPVSKPTSKQPKGIMGMFSSKNSPKSEEQSSEVKVEQTDDPSLFQVKLQKAERPKTKVPSKASTMSNFFGKAADKKVQKPDKNIKEKADGAPTSSATGSTKESSPKPKQDIKEELPKEVEVIKDDSKESRSKTKRLQHSDSEDERVESQMKKRRRIKNPQPDSSDDEVIPDSPPAPEPQTPSPEKHVKKEPVSQNSEVKRRKRRRVLKSNTFLDDEGCIVTEKGYESESYSESEDESKAATQPSEDSSSLKQPHTRMNEVKKVKEKGQKKASAATKQASIKGFFQKK, translated from the exons GTCACCTATAAATGGCTGAGTCTTACCCTTGGTGTCCATGTTAATACAGCTAAACA GATGCTGTATCACTACATAGAGCAGCGACGGAAGGAGAGGTCTGGAAATACTCTGCATGCAACTTACTTGATCTCTGGGAAGTGCTTGGAGAATGGGAGCATG TGTCATAAGGTGTCAGTAGTGCGTGAAGACAAACTTGAGG ATGTAAAATCCAAACTGGATGTAACGAgtagtgtgcatgtgtacagcGTGCAGAAAGCTGAGCTCAAGGACAGCGCACCACTTTACAGTACTGATTACGATGCTATGAAAGAGAACCTTAAAAACTGCAACAA GTACAGTGCGATTCGCTGTGCCGCTGCTGTACAGATGTCCACAGCAGAGTTACAGAGGGCTCAAGAAAAGCCTTTGTCTAATGCAACTGACAAAGAAGCCAATAAACCTGTTGTCAACAACTGCACTGCACCTGTATCCAAACCCACCTCCAAACAGCCGAAAGGCATCATGGGAATGTTTTCAAGTAAAAACTCTCCAAAAAGTGAAGAGCAGAGCAGTGAGGTGAAAGTGGAGCAGACAGATGATCCATCTCTG TTCCAGGTAAAACTGCAAAAG GCTGAAAGACCCAAAACCAAGGTACCTTCCAAAGCTAGCACTATGAGCAATTTCTTTGGGAAAGCAGCAGACA AAAAGGTTCAGAAACCagacaaaaacataaaagaaaaggcAGATGGGGCTCCAACATCATCAGCTACAGGAAGCACAAAAGAGTCTTCACCCAAACCTAAACAGGACATAAAGGAGGAGTTACCGAAGGAGGTTGAAGTGATTAAAGATGACTCCAAAGAGTCCCGGAG taaaacaaaGCGACTGCAGCATTCGGACAGCGAAGATGAGCGAGTGGAGAGTCAGATGAAAAAGAGACGGAGGATAAAAAACCCTCAGCCTGACAGCAGTGATGATGAGG TAATTCCCGATTCTCCTCCTGCACCTGAACCGCAGACACCGAGTCCTGAAAAGCATGTGAAGAAGGAGCCAGTTTCACAA AACTCTGAAGttaagaggaggaagaggagacgGGTATTGAAGTCCAACACGTTTCTTGATGATGAAGGTTGTATTG TGACAGAGAAAGGCTATGAAAGTGAATCTTACTCGGAGAGTGAAGACGAATCCAAGGCAGCTACTCAACCTTCTGAGGATTCAAGCTCACTCAAGCAGCCACACACAAGAATGAACGAAGTGAAAAAGGTCAAAGAGAAAGGACAGAAGAAGGCTTCTGCTGCAACGAAACAAGCATCCATCAAAGGCTTTTTCCAAAAGAAATGA